From the Pectobacterium carotovorum genome, one window contains:
- the paeY gene encoding pectin acetylesterase PaeY yields the protein MAKRFSESVALALILSAPFTLVHAKTPAAEHPTTAPDSVKLLSGSTLGEKTGLSGNVTVRDIHLPASIIIRDQQGQKRQTQTDDQGKYHLDVSGLTPPLRLLAIESGGNNCLLNNISRAICLSAVAPSLHDGKENIANINPLTDRITSDIAVAAGYIGPQQLTDDTASPKLDAAAWKKAYADFHAGFNDALKQVGISAPTRFDPLTYPAAQQEAVTKIVNVINHNRNYHNNTGYSGHTVLTDSAFHPIVGLNDKGDYEPLDYRSARQNLDAIQKAQTRVFIVGDSTAATYEKGRFPRMGWGQVFEQQFSKNSGVKVVNGARSGRSSRDYFYEGWFRQMQPLMKEGDFLFIQMGHNDQNCNGEKAVRGPADVANLCTYPNDAAGKKQAPQGKADMSFQTSLERYITFARQHKLTPVLLTPTTRVKTAEGKEGTPAVHSHFTKQNSQNGYAFIGDYSQTIKNTAADNKVILLDVEPATIALANQGNSDHWKQYWLVIDPKQYPFYRDQAGSLSKPDTTHFQKKGAIAVAGIVADAIRQEPALASLAEKTVSKHK from the coding sequence ATGGCAAAACGTTTTTCAGAAAGTGTAGCTTTAGCTCTGATACTTTCCGCCCCTTTCACACTGGTACATGCTAAAACTCCCGCCGCGGAACACCCGACAACCGCCCCGGACAGCGTTAAATTACTGTCGGGTTCGACGCTGGGTGAGAAAACCGGTTTATCCGGCAATGTCACCGTACGGGATATCCACCTGCCTGCCAGCATTATTATCAGAGACCAGCAAGGCCAGAAGCGGCAGACACAGACTGACGATCAAGGAAAATACCACCTCGATGTCTCTGGCCTCACACCGCCATTACGCCTTTTAGCCATCGAATCCGGCGGCAATAACTGCCTGCTGAATAATATTTCCCGTGCCATTTGCCTGTCTGCTGTCGCCCCGTCATTGCATGACGGTAAAGAAAATATCGCCAATATCAACCCGCTGACTGACCGCATTACCTCCGATATCGCGGTAGCGGCAGGTTACATTGGTCCACAGCAGCTCACGGACGACACGGCATCACCAAAACTGGATGCCGCTGCATGGAAAAAAGCCTACGCCGATTTTCATGCGGGCTTTAATGACGCGTTAAAACAGGTGGGCATCAGCGCGCCTACACGTTTCGATCCCCTGACCTACCCCGCCGCTCAGCAGGAGGCGGTCACCAAAATCGTCAATGTCATTAACCATAACCGCAACTATCACAACAATACGGGCTACTCCGGCCATACGGTGCTGACCGATAGCGCATTCCACCCCATTGTCGGCCTGAACGATAAAGGCGACTATGAACCGCTGGATTATCGCTCTGCCCGCCAAAATCTGGATGCGATCCAGAAAGCGCAAACCCGTGTTTTCATCGTCGGCGACTCAACCGCGGCGACCTATGAAAAGGGGCGTTTCCCGCGCATGGGATGGGGGCAGGTTTTTGAACAACAGTTCAGCAAAAACAGCGGCGTAAAAGTCGTCAATGGCGCACGTTCGGGCCGTAGCTCACGCGACTATTTCTACGAAGGCTGGTTCCGCCAGATGCAGCCACTGATGAAGGAAGGCGATTTCCTGTTTATCCAAATGGGACACAACGATCAAAACTGCAACGGTGAGAAAGCGGTGCGCGGTCCGGCTGATGTCGCTAACCTCTGTACTTACCCGAACGATGCCGCAGGGAAAAAACAGGCCCCGCAGGGCAAAGCCGATATGTCATTCCAGACGTCGCTGGAACGCTACATCACTTTTGCCCGCCAGCATAAACTCACGCCAGTTCTGCTTACCCCAACCACCCGCGTGAAAACGGCTGAAGGTAAAGAGGGCACACCTGCTGTGCACAGCCACTTCACCAAGCAAAACTCGCAGAACGGCTACGCTTTCATCGGCGATTACAGCCAGACCATCAAGAATACGGCAGCCGATAACAAGGTGATTTTACTGGACGTTGAGCCGGCCACTATCGCGCTGGCGAATCAGGGCAACAGCGATCACTGGAAACAGTACTGGCTGGTGATCGATCCCAAGCAATACCCTTTTTATCGCGATCAGGCGGGTAGCCTGAGCAAACCGGATACCACCCATTTTCAGAAAAAAGGCGCTATCGCCGTGGCAGGAATTGTCGCCGACGCCATTCGGCAAGAACCTGCGCTAGCGTCGCTGGCGGAAAAAACGGTCAGCAAACATAAGTAG
- the pemA gene encoding pectinesterase PemA, with the protein MIKTSNLCKTLTLAMLISSPWSLAQAADYNALVSSNAGDAKAYKTITEAIASAPADSSPFVIYVKNGVYHERLTITRPNIHLQGESRDGTVITANTAAGMLKPDGSKWGTYGSNTVKVDAPDFSARSLTISNDFDYPANQAKANDDPTKLKDSQAVALLVAENSDRAWFHDVSLTGYQDTLYVKGGRSFFSQCRISGTVDFIFGNGTALFDDCDIVARNRTDVKDQPIGYLTAPSTDIKQKYGLVIINSRVTKEKDVPAKSYGLGRPWHPTTTFEDGRYADPNAIGQTVFLNTSMDDHIYGWDKMSGKDKQGEKIWFHPQDSRFFEYKSSGKGAEKNDQRRQLSDAEAAEYTADKVLAGWVPTAPKGK; encoded by the coding sequence ATGATAAAAACCTCAAACCTCTGCAAAACGCTGACCTTAGCCATGTTGATTTCCTCACCCTGGTCGTTAGCACAGGCAGCCGACTATAATGCACTGGTTTCCAGCAACGCAGGGGACGCTAAAGCCTACAAGACCATCACGGAAGCCATCGCCAGCGCCCCGGCAGACAGCTCACCATTTGTTATCTATGTGAAAAATGGCGTGTACCACGAGCGCCTGACCATTACGCGCCCTAACATTCATCTACAGGGCGAAAGCCGTGACGGTACCGTAATCACCGCGAACACCGCCGCCGGGATGCTCAAACCCGATGGCAGCAAATGGGGAACCTATGGCAGTAACACGGTGAAAGTCGATGCGCCCGATTTCAGCGCCCGTTCTCTGACCATCAGCAATGATTTCGATTACCCGGCCAATCAGGCTAAAGCCAACGATGACCCCACCAAGTTAAAAGACTCGCAGGCCGTTGCGCTGCTGGTTGCTGAAAATAGCGATCGGGCGTGGTTCCATGATGTCAGTCTGACGGGCTATCAGGACACGTTATATGTAAAAGGTGGGCGCAGCTTCTTCTCGCAATGCCGTATCAGCGGCACCGTTGATTTCATCTTTGGCAACGGCACTGCACTGTTTGACGATTGCGACATCGTCGCGCGTAACCGTACCGACGTGAAAGATCAGCCGATTGGCTACCTCACCGCCCCCAGCACCGACATTAAGCAAAAATATGGTTTGGTCATTATCAATAGTCGAGTGACCAAAGAGAAAGACGTTCCGGCGAAAAGCTATGGATTGGGTCGCCCGTGGCACCCAACAACCACCTTTGAGGATGGCCGCTATGCCGATCCTAACGCGATCGGCCAGACCGTCTTCCTGAACACCAGCATGGACGACCACATCTATGGCTGGGACAAAATGTCCGGCAAAGATAAACAAGGTGAGAAAATCTGGTTCCACCCGCAGGACTCACGCTTTTTCGAGTACAAATCCAGCGGTAAAGGAGCAGAGAAAAACGATCAGCGCCGTCAGTTAAGCGATGCGGAAGCAGCAGAATACACCGCAGACAAGGTGTTGGCTGGCTGGGTTCCTACCGCGCCTAAAGGGAAGTAG
- the glnB gene encoding nitrogen regulatory protein P-II produces MKKIDAIIKPFKLDDVREALAEVGITGMTVTEVKGFGRQKGHTELYRGAEYMVDFLPKVKIEIVVSDDIVDTCVETITQTAQTGKIGDGKIFVFDVARVVRIRTGEEDEEAI; encoded by the coding sequence ATGAAGAAAATTGATGCGATTATTAAGCCGTTCAAACTGGACGATGTGCGTGAAGCGTTAGCTGAAGTGGGCATCACAGGGATGACGGTAACGGAAGTTAAAGGTTTTGGTCGTCAGAAAGGCCACACCGAGCTGTATCGCGGCGCAGAATACATGGTCGATTTTCTGCCAAAAGTAAAAATCGAAATTGTCGTGTCCGATGATATCGTCGATACCTGTGTAGAAACTATCACGCAGACTGCACAGACGGGTAAAATCGGCGACGGCAAAATCTTTGTCTTTGATGTGGCGCGCGTTGTCCGTATTCGTACCGGCGAAGAGGACGAGGAAGCGATTTAA
- the glrR gene encoding two-component system response regulator GlrR gives MTARKTANLLLVDDDPSLLKLLGMRLTSEGFSVMTAESGQEALRLLTRETFDLVISDLRMDEMDGMALFSEIQRYQPGMPVIILTAHGSIPDAVAATQQGVFSFLTKPVDRDALYKAIDEALALSAPAGDESWRETIVTRSPIMLRLLEQARMVAQSDVSVLINGQSGTGKEVLAQAIHAASPRAKKAFIAINCGALPEPLLESELFGHAKGAFTGAVSSREGLFQAAEGGTLFLDEIGDMPLSLQVKLLRVLQERKVRPLGSNRDLDIDVRIISATHRDLPKAMAKNEFREDLYYRLNVVNMKLPALHERAEDIPLLANHLLRESANRHKPFVRTFSTDAMKRLMTASWPGNVRQLVNVIEQCVALTSAPVISDALVEQALEGENTALPTFVEARHQFELNYLRKLLQIAKGNVTQAARMAGRNRTEFYKLLGRHELDANDFKD, from the coding sequence ATGACAGCCCGAAAAACGGCGAATTTATTGCTCGTGGATGATGACCCCAGTCTGCTGAAGCTATTGGGCATGCGCCTGACCAGCGAAGGATTTAGCGTGATGACGGCGGAGAGCGGCCAGGAGGCGCTGCGGCTGTTAACGCGTGAGACGTTCGATTTGGTGATCAGCGATCTTCGTATGGACGAGATGGATGGCATGGCGCTGTTTTCCGAAATTCAGCGCTATCAGCCGGGGATGCCGGTGATCATTTTAACCGCTCACGGTTCGATTCCCGATGCCGTCGCTGCCACGCAGCAGGGGGTATTTAGCTTCCTGACGAAGCCTGTTGACCGTGATGCGCTCTACAAAGCGATAGATGAAGCACTGGCGCTGTCTGCGCCGGCGGGCGATGAAAGCTGGCGTGAAACCATCGTGACGCGCAGCCCGATTATGTTACGACTGCTGGAACAGGCCAGAATGGTCGCACAGTCGGACGTCAGCGTGTTGATTAATGGTCAGAGCGGAACCGGGAAAGAGGTGCTGGCTCAGGCCATTCATGCGGCCAGCCCGCGTGCGAAGAAGGCGTTTATTGCCATTAACTGCGGCGCGCTGCCGGAACCGTTGCTGGAATCTGAGTTGTTCGGTCATGCAAAAGGCGCTTTTACCGGCGCGGTGAGCAGTCGTGAGGGGCTTTTTCAGGCGGCGGAAGGTGGTACGCTGTTTTTAGACGAAATCGGCGATATGCCGCTGTCTTTACAGGTTAAACTGCTACGCGTTCTGCAGGAGCGAAAAGTCCGCCCGCTGGGTAGCAACCGCGATCTGGACATCGACGTGCGGATTATTTCCGCCACGCACCGGGACTTGCCTAAGGCGATGGCGAAAAACGAATTCCGCGAAGATCTGTATTATCGACTCAACGTGGTGAATATGAAGCTGCCCGCGCTGCATGAACGTGCCGAGGATATCCCACTGCTGGCAAATCACCTGCTGCGTGAATCCGCCAATCGCCACAAGCCTTTTGTGCGCACCTTCTCAACCGATGCGATGAAGCGCTTGATGACGGCAAGCTGGCCGGGTAACGTGCGTCAACTGGTGAATGTCATTGAACAGTGTGTGGCGCTCACCAGCGCACCGGTCATCAGCGATGCGTTGGTTGAACAGGCGCTGGAAGGGGAGAACACGGCGCTGCCAACGTTTGTTGAAGCACGCCATCAGTTTGAACTTAACTATCTGCGAAAGTTATTACAGATCGCAAAAGGCAACGTGACGCAGGCTGCGCGAATGGCCGGGCGTAACCGAACGGAATTTTATAAACTGTTGGGCCGCCATGAGCTGGATGCCAACGATTTTAAAGATTAG
- the qseG gene encoding two-component system QseEF-associated lipoprotein QseG: MNAWFMKGWLTNSVFSRLLKATLMSSPLVLAACNSHVNNGIALLETEATPPKEQVADFRIAQCEHLWQIDDRESMNNALYWLRAMDCAGRLTQFQAREEAGQVAGDSWDSAFKQGILLDNAGITQVERRQVLEQINLYRLAFPAALRPLMQTWRDRQTLFLALSDERLRYKRLQESSDKQLDALRVQQNHLQYQLETTTQKLENLTDIERQLSSRKQLSGEMPDNDTDRRGGAGINRDGSRNSATKSRSEPVDADDTYTPPMESHTDKPTTKKESTRQ, translated from the coding sequence GTTTATGAAGGGATGGCTTACGAATAGCGTATTTTCCCGTCTTTTGAAGGCGACGCTCATGTCGTCGCCACTCGTTTTAGCGGCGTGTAATAGCCATGTGAACAATGGCATTGCGCTGCTGGAAACAGAAGCGACCCCGCCAAAAGAGCAGGTTGCGGATTTCCGTATCGCGCAATGTGAGCACCTGTGGCAGATAGACGATCGTGAATCCATGAATAACGCCCTTTACTGGTTGCGGGCGATGGACTGTGCCGGGCGTTTGACGCAATTCCAGGCCCGTGAGGAAGCCGGACAGGTTGCAGGGGATAGTTGGGATAGCGCGTTTAAGCAGGGCATTCTGCTGGATAACGCCGGTATTACTCAGGTCGAACGGCGTCAGGTGCTGGAACAAATCAATTTATACCGTCTGGCTTTCCCTGCGGCGCTGCGTCCGCTGATGCAAACCTGGCGTGACAGGCAAACGCTGTTTTTGGCGCTATCGGACGAACGCCTGCGCTATAAGCGTTTACAGGAATCCAGCGACAAACAGCTAGACGCCCTGCGCGTTCAGCAAAATCACCTGCAATACCAGTTAGAAACGACCACGCAAAAACTGGAAAACCTGACGGATATTGAACGTCAGCTGTCGTCGCGTAAGCAACTGTCGGGAGAAATGCCGGATAACGATACCGATCGCCGTGGCGGTGCGGGGATAAATAGAGACGGTTCGCGTAATTCGGCAACGAAATCCAGAAGTGAACCAGTGGATGCGGATGACACCTATACGCCGCCGATGGAATCGCATACGGACAAACCGACGACGAAGAAGGAGTCAACAAGACAATGA